The proteins below are encoded in one region of Desulfobacterales bacterium:
- a CDS encoding chemotaxis protein CheB, translating to MRLARDSRGYFIRIDPSPPRLHQRPSIDILFHSVTTHADKQDSADGLLAMRKAGAAYTIAQDKGSCVVFGMPKEAIKRGPPPIRLHRNPSRG from the coding sequence ATGAGGCTCGCCCGGGATTCACGAGGATATTTTATCCGGATCGATCCGTCTCCGCCGCGACTTCACCAACGCCCCTCTATCGATATTTTATTTCATTCGGTTACAACGCATGCAGACAAACAGGACAGCGCCGACGGGCTTCTCGCCATGCGGAAGGCAGGCGCCGCCTATACCATCGCTCAGGATAAAGGCAGCTGTGTGGTGTTCGGCATGCCTAAAGAGGCGATTAAACGGGGGCCGCCGCCGATACGGCTCCACCGGAACCCATCCCGGGGTTGA
- a CDS encoding methyl-accepting chemotaxis protein, translated as MITIFNKLLRRTRLRGKILVTTIVIVVFFMGLSLVQSLSLHKQTAMDQLANFSNDLIGNTYSTVRSSMIVGQSNIVKTQLKDIKNNMGGVHFYITDFKKLISYASEDKRIDQNMNRFFGNDELSQALDQSLKTGIAPERSWQELDTNIPFLTTIKPILNESACFHCHGSSRKILGAMVIKQPVTGIYTAIRNSRNELILYFAGSLVGLVLIINFMFSKLVTQRIRSLEEQANKLAAGDINITADDDYIDSIGRLARNFNLMVKNIKDRMEYANSLKLGISDPFFMADPEMKITYFNAAAEQMTGIPAGQAIGKTCQEVFGTTTSSPFKKVIETGTALLGQRITVTDSNGREIPVMTSASLLRDSSGKILGGFEIIRDLTTEVEAENRLQEAYLREEKAKQAMEDKVHELSEILARVGQGDFTMRAAETGANDAMDILTTRINKTLDGIVSLITQVKSHIIPVLKGIMQISQGNQSLSQRTKQQASVMEEISSTLEQLVSNTSQNLNNTRHADTLSKEALDVAKAGGKQIEKTARAMVEMSEASKKIVEMMDLINEITFQTNLLSINAAIEAARAGEQGRGFAVVANEVRNLAKRSTAASKNIKDLVREILNTVTKSGEWVEELKTSFAKIMTTAEQVSIALNNVSVGTEESATGIEQISEGTARELVEVNEQNAVFVDEIARETQKLKEKSEQLKNITEIFNLGETNQPDELDDSGYTDTRNAFSFSGKEKRSPIPFGDSLQKNIIHKSNIDHLKNDLLEDDFEEEFEEY; from the coding sequence ATGATCACTATTTTTAACAAACTGCTGAGACGGACAAGGTTGCGCGGCAAGATACTGGTTACCACCATTGTCATCGTCGTATTCTTTATGGGATTGAGTCTGGTTCAAAGCCTCTCCCTGCACAAACAGACCGCCATGGATCAGCTGGCCAATTTTTCGAACGATCTGATCGGAAACACCTACAGCACGGTCAGGTCCTCGATGATCGTCGGCCAAAGCAATATCGTAAAAACCCAGTTAAAAGATATCAAAAACAACATGGGCGGTGTACATTTTTACATTACCGATTTCAAAAAACTCATCTCCTATGCGTCTGAAGACAAGCGGATCGATCAGAATATGAACCGGTTTTTCGGTAACGATGAACTGAGTCAGGCACTGGATCAATCCTTGAAAACGGGAATCGCCCCGGAGAGGTCCTGGCAGGAACTCGATACCAACATCCCCTTTTTGACAACCATAAAACCCATTTTAAATGAATCGGCCTGTTTTCACTGCCACGGCTCCAGCCGCAAGATTCTGGGCGCAATGGTCATCAAACAGCCCGTCACAGGGATATATACCGCCATCCGCAACTCTCGAAACGAACTGATTCTGTATTTTGCAGGATCTCTGGTCGGGCTGGTACTGATTATCAATTTCATGTTTTCCAAACTGGTGACGCAACGCATCCGCAGCCTCGAAGAACAGGCCAATAAACTTGCCGCGGGTGATATCAACATAACGGCCGATGATGACTATATCGATTCGATCGGAAGGCTTGCCCGCAATTTCAATTTAATGGTCAAAAATATCAAAGACCGGATGGAATACGCCAACAGCCTGAAACTGGGAATTTCAGATCCCTTCTTCATGGCCGATCCGGAAATGAAAATCACTTATTTTAATGCCGCCGCTGAGCAAATGACCGGCATACCGGCCGGCCAGGCAATCGGTAAAACCTGTCAGGAAGTGTTTGGGACAACCACAAGCAGCCCGTTCAAAAAAGTCATTGAAACGGGGACTGCACTTCTCGGCCAGCGCATCACCGTAACAGATTCAAACGGCCGCGAGATACCGGTGATGACCAGCGCTTCTCTGCTGCGCGATTCATCCGGCAAAATTCTGGGGGGATTTGAAATAATCCGCGATCTGACCACTGAAGTCGAAGCGGAAAACCGGCTGCAGGAAGCCTATCTCAGAGAAGAAAAAGCCAAACAGGCCATGGAAGACAAAGTCCATGAACTGTCCGAAATTCTTGCCCGGGTCGGGCAGGGGGATTTTACCATGAGAGCGGCTGAGACCGGCGCCAATGATGCCATGGACATCCTGACCACCCGCATCAACAAAACGCTGGACGGCATCGTCTCTCTGATTACCCAGGTCAAATCCCATATCATACCGGTTTTGAAAGGGATCATGCAGATTTCTCAGGGCAATCAGAGTCTGTCCCAGCGAACGAAGCAACAGGCCTCGGTCATGGAGGAAATCAGCTCCACCCTGGAACAGCTGGTTTCCAACACCTCCCAAAACCTGAACAATACCCGCCATGCCGATACGCTTTCCAAAGAGGCGCTCGATGTGGCCAAAGCCGGCGGAAAACAAATCGAAAAGACGGCACGGGCCATGGTTGAAATGTCGGAGGCCAGCAAAAAAATCGTTGAAATGATGGACCTGATCAACGAAATCACGTTCCAGACCAACCTGCTGTCGATCAATGCGGCCATCGAGGCAGCCCGGGCCGGAGAGCAGGGGCGGGGTTTTGCCGTGGTCGCCAACGAAGTCAGAAACCTCGCCAAGAGAAGCACCGCAGCGTCCAAAAACATTAAGGATCTGGTCCGCGAAATTTTAAATACGGTAACAAAATCCGGGGAATGGGTCGAAGAGCTGAAAACCAGCTTCGCCAAGATCATGACGACAGCGGAACAGGTCTCTATCGCCTTAAATAACGTATCTGTAGGCACGGAAGAAAGCGCCACCGGCATCGAACAAATCAGTGAAGGAACCGCCAGAGAACTCGTGGAAGTCAACGAGCAGAATGCCGTTTTTGTCGATGAAATCGCCCGGGAAACGCAAAAGCTCAAAGAAAAGTCTGAACAGCTTAAAAATATCACCGAGATTTTCAATCTGGGTGAAACGAATCAACCGGATGAGTTGGACGACTCCGGGTACACGGACACACGAAACGCATTTTCTTTTTCCGGAAAGGAGAAACGGTCACCCATACCTTTCGGAGATTCCCTTCAAAAAAATATTATCCATAAATCCAACATCGATCATTTAAAAAATGACCTGCTGGAAGACGACTTTGAAGAAGAATTCGAGGAATACTGA
- a CDS encoding diguanylate cyclase: MATILIIDDSKLIAHVAKNILSKRGHRVLLAPNGETGLQIAQNQYPDLILLDLVMPGIDGYEVCRRIKKNASTGDIPIIMLTSKGESADKVRGLELGASDYVTKPFDEAELVARTNTHLKIKELCESLQGKNRQLLEMATRDGLTGLFNHRYFQDAVTKDIKRAMRYHESLSCVMFDIDLFKKFNDTYGHQTGDMVLKTLGQLIQHNKRDSDLAARYGGEEFALLLYHTISADAITIAERLRKAVEKHEFKAYDLILKVTISFGIATYPHPDIMDAKSLIECADKALYRAKEGGRNQVICDLG; this comes from the coding sequence ATGGCGACCATATTGATTATTGATGACAGCAAGCTCATCGCCCATGTGGCAAAAAACATTTTATCCAAAAGAGGTCATCGTGTTCTGCTGGCCCCGAATGGAGAAACCGGACTGCAAATTGCACAAAACCAGTACCCCGATTTGATTCTTCTGGATCTGGTAATGCCCGGCATCGATGGTTATGAAGTCTGCAGGCGTATCAAAAAAAATGCTTCAACCGGAGACATCCCGATTATCATGCTGACCTCCAAAGGCGAATCGGCTGATAAAGTCAGAGGACTTGAACTCGGGGCATCCGATTATGTCACCAAGCCTTTTGATGAAGCAGAGCTGGTGGCCCGGACCAATACGCACCTGAAAATCAAGGAGCTTTGTGAAAGCCTGCAGGGAAAAAACCGCCAGCTTCTGGAGATGGCCACCCGTGACGGATTGACCGGGTTGTTTAATCACCGGTATTTTCAGGATGCGGTCACAAAGGATATCAAACGGGCAATGCGGTATCACGAATCGTTATCATGCGTAATGTTTGACATCGACCTTTTTAAAAAATTCAATGATACCTATGGCCACCAGACCGGAGATATGGTTCTAAAAACGCTGGGGCAACTGATACAGCATAATAAGCGGGACAGCGATCTGGCCGCCAGATACGGAGGGGAAGAATTCGCCCTGCTGCTGTATCATACCATTTCCGCCGATGCGATTACGATTGCGGAGCGACTCCGCAAGGCCGTGGAAAAGCATGAATTCAAAGCGTATGATTTGATATTGAAGGTGACCATCAGTTTTGGCATTGCCACCTATCCCCATCCGGATATCATGGATGCCAAATCATTGATCGAATGCGCCGACAAGGCGTTGTATCGGGCCAAAGAAGGCGGCAGAAATCAGGTAATCTGTGATCTGGGCTGA
- a CDS encoding cytochrome c family protein, whose amino-acid sequence MMIIKWLVFLLNRCDQNAAMPEHWRREGTLADVLPIKKFLSVTVVSICLTGVSFPAYAQQAIDNGYVGSTSCQPCHKAQYENFQTYARKSKSFDSVRKMSNGLTPDEIKNCYTCHCTGFGKAGGFISEDKTPELKDAGCEVCHGPGQRHIKTRNPDHILKEVTIQICQECHTEDRVTSFRYTPVIHAGCH is encoded by the coding sequence ATGATGATCATAAAATGGCTGGTCTTTTTATTGAACAGGTGCGATCAGAATGCGGCCATGCCGGAACATTGGAGGCGTGAAGGAACGCTTGCCGATGTGTTACCCATTAAAAAATTCCTGTCCGTAACCGTGGTAAGCATCTGTCTGACCGGGGTATCGTTTCCCGCTTACGCTCAACAGGCGATCGACAATGGCTATGTCGGATCTACATCATGTCAGCCCTGTCACAAAGCACAGTATGAAAATTTTCAAACCTATGCCCGGAAGAGCAAATCGTTTGACAGTGTGCGAAAAATGTCAAATGGGCTGACCCCCGATGAGATCAAGAATTGCTACACGTGTCACTGTACCGGCTTTGGAAAAGCCGGCGGGTTTATCAGCGAAGACAAAACCCCGGAACTCAAGGACGCCGGATGCGAGGTCTGTCATGGGCCGGGTCAGCGACATATTAAAACCCGGAACCCCGATCACATTTTAAAAGAGGTGACGATTCAAATATGCCAGGAATGTCATACCGAAGACAGGGTAACATCTTTTCGATACACACCGGTAATTCATGCAGGGTGCCATTAA
- a CDS encoding chemotaxis protein CheW: protein MVEAQYVVFSINEQIFGIEISKIKEVLSYRKITPLPHVQGFVKGIINLRGMILPVFDLGKKFNFVRGDYSPYHVIIVMEISGRVMGVIVDEITDVVEIFSEELQTTENLPTTLRRDYLNGVGKKNDEMIILLNIDRLLSPEELELADAT, encoded by the coding sequence ATGGTGGAAGCCCAATATGTTGTTTTCTCAATCAATGAGCAGATTTTCGGAATTGAAATTTCAAAAATAAAAGAAGTCCTGAGCTATCGGAAGATTACGCCTCTGCCCCATGTCCAGGGGTTTGTCAAAGGGATCATCAACCTCAGGGGCATGATTCTTCCGGTATTTGATCTGGGCAAAAAATTTAATTTTGTCAGAGGTGACTACAGCCCCTACCATGTGATTATCGTGATGGAAATATCCGGAAGGGTGATGGGCGTCATCGTTGATGAAATAACCGATGTTGTCGAAATTTTTTCTGAAGAGCTCCAGACCACGGAAAACCTTCCCACCACGCTTCGACGGGACTACCTCAACGGGGTCGGAAAAAAGAACGACGAGATGATCATTCTCCTGAATATCGATCGGCTGCTCAGCCCGGAAGAACTTGAACTGGCGGATGCAACGTAG